The following are encoded together in the Ovis aries strain OAR_USU_Benz2616 breed Rambouillet chromosome 15, ARS-UI_Ramb_v3.0, whole genome shotgun sequence genome:
- the UBE2G1 gene encoding LOW QUALITY PROTEIN: ubiquitin-conjugating enzyme E2 G1 (The sequence of the model RefSeq protein was modified relative to this genomic sequence to represent the inferred CDS: substituted 5 bases at 5 genomic stop codons) — translation MTELQLVLLXXRHLEELNKNPVEGFSESLIDDNDLYQWEILIIALPDTLXEGGVFKAHLTFPKAYPLWPPKVKFITKIXHPNVDKHGDICFSILHKSGEDKYDYEKPEECXLPIHTVKIIMISVISMLADPSGGSPANVDAAKEWREGRNGEVKRTVAHCVRSQEPAF, via the coding sequence ATGACTGAGCTGCAGTTGGTACTGCTATAGTGAAGACACCTGGAAGAACTCAACAAAAATCCAGTGGAAGGCTTTTCAGAAAGTTTAATAGATGACAATGATCTTTACCAATGGGAAATTCTTATTATTGCTCTTCCAGATACACTTTAAGAAGGTGGTGTTTTTAAAGCTCATCTCACTTTCCCAAAAGCTTATCCCCTTTGGCCTCCTAAAGTGAAATTCATTACCAAAATCTAGCATCCAAATGTTGATAAACATGGTGATATATGCTTTTCTATTCTTCACAAATCTGGGGAAGATAAATATGATTATGAAAAGCCAGAAGAATGCTAGTTGCCTATTCACACAGTGAAAATCATCATGATTAGTGTCATTTCTATGCTGGCAGACCCCAGTGGAGGCTCACCTGCTAATGTTGATGCTGCAAAAGAATGGAGGGAAGGCAGAAATGGAGAAGTCAAGAGGACAGTTGCCCACTGTGTAAGAAGCCAAGAGCCTGCTTTTTAG